The Triticum aestivum cultivar Chinese Spring chromosome 7B, IWGSC CS RefSeq v2.1, whole genome shotgun sequence genome window below encodes:
- the LOC123160195 gene encoding peroxidase 45 produces MANLGWLASLAAAVVVVALRSPFATAQLRPGYYASICPNLETIVRNSVRQSMAQSQISAGATLRLFFHDCAVRGCDASVMIVNSNGDDEWGSPDDQSLKPQGFQTVLDAKAAVDKDPQCRYKVSCADILALAARESVVQSGGPYYQVELGRYDGKVSTKSSVVLPHVDFNLDKLNGFFSGLGLSQTDMIALSGGHTMGAADCSFFQSRIGTDPTMDSGFAAQLRGTCTSSQSSAFLDPTPLGFDNSYYKNLQGGRGLLGSDQVLYTDPRSRGTVNYYASNQGTFFYDFTVAMTKLGRVGVKTAADGEIRRDCRYTN; encoded by the exons ATGGCGAACCTTGGATGGTtagcctccctcgccgccgccgtcgtcgtggtGGCGCTCCGCTCGCCGTTCGCCACCGCGCAGCTGAGGCCGGGGTACTACGCCAGCATCTGCCCCAACCTGGAGACCATTGTCCGGAACTCCGTCAGGCAGTCCATGGCCCAGTCCCAAATCTCCGCGGGGGCCACGCTCAGGCTCTTCTTCCATGACTGCGCCGTCAGG GGCTGCGATGCGTCGGTCATGATCGTGAACTCGAACGGCGACGACGAGTGGGGGAGCCCGGACGACCAGTCCCTGAAGCCGCAGGGCTTCCAGACGGTCCTGGACGCCAAGGCCGCCGTCGACAAGGACCCGCAGTGCCGTTACAAGGTGTCCTGCGCCGACATACTCGCCCTCGCCGCACGAGAATCCGTCGTCCAGAGCGGAGGGCCGTACTACCAGGTGGAGCTGGGCAGGTACGACGGGAAGGTCTCGACGAAGAGCAGCGTGGTGCTGCCGCACGTCGACTTCAACCTCGACAAACTCAACGGCTTCTTCTCAGGCTTGGGCCTCTCCCAGACCGACATGATCGCACTCTCAG GTGGCCACACCATGGGCGCGGCAGACTGCAGCTTCTTCCAGTCTAGGATCGGCACCGACCCGACCATGGACTCGGGCTTCGCGGCGCAGCTCCGGGGCACCTGCACCAGCAGCCAGAGCTCCGCCTTCCTCGACCCGACGCCGCTGGGATTCGACAACTCCTACTACAAAAACCTGCAGGGCGGCAGGGGCCTCCTGGGCTCCGACCAGGTGCTGTACACGGACCCGAGGTCACGGGGCACCGTCAACTACTACGCGTCCAACCAAGGCACCTTCTTCTACGACTTCACCGTCGccatgaccaagctcggcaggGTAGGGGTCAAGACGGCGGCCGACGGCGAGATACGCCGCGACTGCCGGTACACGAATTAG